The genomic region GACCGGTTTGTCGCGGCCCAACGGTGTTGAACAATCGCGCAATCACCACGGGTAACGAACGCTCCTTGGCAAACGCCAGAGCGAGAAATTCATCCATTAACTTCGAGCAGGCGTAACTCCAGCGGCTGTGGTGCGGCGGGCCGATCAGCAAATCATCCTCCTCGCTGAACGCTGGTTTTTGACTTTTGCCGTAAACCTCGGATGTGGACGCGAGCAAGACCGGCACGCGACGCGGCGATGCAGCCTCCAGAACCGCTTCGGTTTCCTCCAGATTCGTTTCGATGACGCGAATGGGGGAGTTCACGACCAACTCTACCCCCACCGCGGCAGCCAGGTGATAGATCGACTCCGCGTCTGCTGCGAGAGCGGCAAGTTCGCGGCACGCGGAAACTTTTGAATCAATAAACCGCAAACCGGGATGGCTCATCACGGCGCGAAGATTATCGCGGCTACCCGTCGAGCAATCATCAATGACCGTCACCGCCTTGCCGTCCGCCAGCAATCGTTCCACCAGGTGCGAACCGATGAAGCCGGCGCCACCAGTGACGATGACCTGAGGTTTATTGCTCATTTTTAGGTTCGGTCGGCGGTCGGTCAGAAGCTGAAGATTCGTTCGTCTTCGTCGCGTTTCCGTTCACCAATTTCTCAACGCGGATTTCTGTTGGGGGCATCAACGCTTTCGCCACGGCTTCGGCCAACCTCTGCCGATGCGCCGGGTCGGCAATCAAACGCGCTTCCTTGGGGTTCGACAAGTAACCTCCTTCGAGCAGCACCGCCGGGCGATTTTGTCCGCGCAACACGGTCAGAAATCTCGCGCGTCGCACGCCCCGATCCATGCTGCCGTTGACTTTCAGCAACATGCGATGCAGGCGGACGGCGAGTTGTAGATTTTGCGCATCATAAGCGTTGTTGACGAAGGCGCGAGTTGAATCATCTTCAAAGCCCCGGCGCAAACTCGACGGCATGCCCACCGGCGTCAGGCAGTAAGTCTCCAAGCCGGTCTGTTCCCTGTCCGGATAGGACGAATTGAAGTGCAGGCT from Verrucomicrobiota bacterium harbors:
- a CDS encoding NAD-dependent epimerase/dehydratase family protein; the encoded protein is MSNKPQVIVTGGAGFIGSHLVERLLADGKAVTVIDDCSTGSRDNLRAVMSHPGLRFIDSKVSACRELAALAADAESIYHLAAAVGVELVVNSPIRVIETNLEETEAVLEAASPRRVPVLLASTSEVYGKSQKPAFSEEDDLLIGPPHHSRWSYACSKLMDEFLALAFAKERSLPVVIARLFNTVGPRQTGRYGMVLPRFVAAAKSGQPLKVFGDGHQTRCFCYVRDTVEALVRLQTCPAAHGEVFNVGSTEEICIGDLAKLVVEIVGSKSPIERVSYNDAYAPGFEDMLRRKPLIDKLAKATGFRPTTSLRTIIELTAAGTV